In a genomic window of Lepisosteus oculatus isolate fLepOcu1 chromosome 5, fLepOcu1.hap2, whole genome shotgun sequence:
- the cyb561d1 gene encoding probable transmembrane reductase CYB561D1 isoform X1, whose translation MQVSGQYSPAGEGLGMGDFWLYAWLRKVSVITAHVVALGFTVFVTLLSRTGTSLFSWHPTCMALAVQSCTYALDWNSVQSVLPVHDGGHPAVLPGGHALLLQVPEGQDPGALVPAGPGGHRRRDRTGLHRGQQERLQPAPPHLLAQPDRRGHPGGYRVPGAVRALPAVPEGAADLLSGPAQALPCHLRPSGLPAGHRHRGDGHVHRLVPGHHQRGDVVRFRTAAPLPCPGRHEPDHQRLPTKKEIHHLT comes from the exons ATGCAGGTGAGCGGACAGTACAGCCCGGCGGGGGAAGGGCTGGGCATGGGCGACTTCTGGCTCTACGCCTGGCTGAGGAAGGTGTCGGTGATCACCGCGCACGTCGTCGCCCTGGGCTTCACGGTATTCGTGACGCTGCTATCCCGCACTGGGACCa GTCTCTTCTCCTGGCACCCCACATGCATGGCTCTAGCA GTCCAGTCCTGTACTTACGCTTTAGACTGGAACAGTGTACAAAGTG TTCTGCCTGTGCATGACGGAGGGCATCCTGCTGTTCTCCCCGGAGGGCACGCCCTTCTGCTTCAAGTCCCGGAAGGGCAAGATCCGGGTGCACTGGTTCCTGCAGGCCCTGGTGGTCATCGGCGGCGCGACAGGACTGGGCTTCATCGTGGCCAGCAAGAACGTCTCCAGCCTGCCCCACCTCACCTCCTGGCACAGCCTGATCGGCGTGGGCACCCTGGTGGCTACCGGGTGCCAGGCGCTGTGCGGGCTCTGCCTGCTGTTCCCGAAGGTGCTGCAGATCTCCTCAGTGGCCCGGCTCAAGCTCTACCATGCCACCTGCGGCCTAGTGGCCTACCTGCTGGCCACCGTCACCGTGGTGACGGGCATGTTCACAGACTGGTTCCAGGGCATCATCAAAGGGGTGATGTGGTACGTTTTCGTACTGCTGCCCCTCTTCCCTGCCCTGGTCGTCATGAACCAGATCACCAGCGCCTACCTACCAAAAAAGAAATTCACCACCTGACCTGA
- the cyb561d1 gene encoding probable transmembrane reductase CYB561D1 isoform X2, whose translation MQVSGQYSPAGEGLGMGDFWLYAWLRKVSVITAHVVALGFTVFVTLLSRTGTSLFSWHPTCMALAFCLCMTEGILLFSPEGTPFCFKSRKGKIRVHWFLQALVVIGGATGLGFIVASKNVSSLPHLTSWHSLIGVGTLVATGCQALCGLCLLFPKVLQISSVARLKLYHATCGLVAYLLATVTVVTGMFTDWFQGIIKGVMWYVFVLLPLFPALVVMNQITSAYLPKKKFTT comes from the exons ATGCAGGTGAGCGGACAGTACAGCCCGGCGGGGGAAGGGCTGGGCATGGGCGACTTCTGGCTCTACGCCTGGCTGAGGAAGGTGTCGGTGATCACCGCGCACGTCGTCGCCCTGGGCTTCACGGTATTCGTGACGCTGCTATCCCGCACTGGGACCa GTCTCTTCTCCTGGCACCCCACATGCATGGCTCTAGCA TTCTGCCTGTGCATGACGGAGGGCATCCTGCTGTTCTCCCCGGAGGGCACGCCCTTCTGCTTCAAGTCCCGGAAGGGCAAGATCCGGGTGCACTGGTTCCTGCAGGCCCTGGTGGTCATCGGCGGCGCGACAGGACTGGGCTTCATCGTGGCCAGCAAGAACGTCTCCAGCCTGCCCCACCTCACCTCCTGGCACAGCCTGATCGGCGTGGGCACCCTGGTGGCTACCGGGTGCCAGGCGCTGTGCGGGCTCTGCCTGCTGTTCCCGAAGGTGCTGCAGATCTCCTCAGTGGCCCGGCTCAAGCTCTACCATGCCACCTGCGGCCTAGTGGCCTACCTGCTGGCCACCGTCACCGTGGTGACGGGCATGTTCACAGACTGGTTCCAGGGCATCATCAAAGGGGTGATGTGGTACGTTTTCGTACTGCTGCCCCTCTTCCCTGCCCTGGTCGTCATGAACCAGATCACCAGCGCCTACCTACCAAAAAAGAAATTCACCACCTGA
- the cyb561d1 gene encoding probable transmembrane reductase CYB561D1 isoform X3, translated as MGDFWLYAWLRKVSVITAHVVALGFTVFVTLLSRTGTSLFSWHPTCMALAVQSCTYALDWNSVQSVLPVHDGGHPAVLPGGHALLLQVPEGQDPGALVPAGPGGHRRRDRTGLHRGQQERLQPAPPHLLAQPDRRGHPGGYRVPGAVRALPAVPEGAADLLSGPAQALPCHLRPSGLPAGHRHRGDGHVHRLVPGHHQRGDVVRFRTAAPLPCPGRHEPDHQRLPTKKEIHHLT; from the exons ATGGGCGACTTCTGGCTCTACGCCTGGCTGAGGAAGGTGTCGGTGATCACCGCGCACGTCGTCGCCCTGGGCTTCACGGTATTCGTGACGCTGCTATCCCGCACTGGGACCa GTCTCTTCTCCTGGCACCCCACATGCATGGCTCTAGCA GTCCAGTCCTGTACTTACGCTTTAGACTGGAACAGTGTACAAAGTG TTCTGCCTGTGCATGACGGAGGGCATCCTGCTGTTCTCCCCGGAGGGCACGCCCTTCTGCTTCAAGTCCCGGAAGGGCAAGATCCGGGTGCACTGGTTCCTGCAGGCCCTGGTGGTCATCGGCGGCGCGACAGGACTGGGCTTCATCGTGGCCAGCAAGAACGTCTCCAGCCTGCCCCACCTCACCTCCTGGCACAGCCTGATCGGCGTGGGCACCCTGGTGGCTACCGGGTGCCAGGCGCTGTGCGGGCTCTGCCTGCTGTTCCCGAAGGTGCTGCAGATCTCCTCAGTGGCCCGGCTCAAGCTCTACCATGCCACCTGCGGCCTAGTGGCCTACCTGCTGGCCACCGTCACCGTGGTGACGGGCATGTTCACAGACTGGTTCCAGGGCATCATCAAAGGGGTGATGTGGTACGTTTTCGTACTGCTGCCCCTCTTCCCTGCCCTGGTCGTCATGAACCAGATCACCAGCGCCTACCTACCAAAAAAGAAATTCACCACCTGACCTGA